A stretch of the Vagococcus xieshaowenii genome encodes the following:
- a CDS encoding KUP/HAK/KT family potassium transporter: MQHSKKVTIASLLVTMGVVYGDIGTSPLYVMKAILAGNGGLGSINEEFIIGSISLVIWTVTLMTTVKYVLIALRADNHGEGGIFSLYTLVRKVSPYLIFPALIGGATLLADGILTPAVTITTAVEGLRGLPFFYDRFGNNQEIIVIITLTIILLLFTIQRFGTEKVGKTFGPIMFCWFTFLGAMGLYNLSGEWHILKALNPYYAFELLVSPANKAGILILGSVFLATTGAEALYADMGHVGRNNIYASWPYIKLCLLLNYFGQGAWLMEAMNDATYLEIEDLNPFFSMIPNELSLISVAFATLAAIIASQSLISGSFTLVSEAIKLKLFPKLKIIYPSNQKGQMYIPVINWLLCLLCMLIVFSFKTSQHLESAYGLSITITMLMTAILLWVYLLKQNIPAIIAHSFLLFFSVLQSVFFYSNIAKFMHGGYVAILIAFVLFIIMLTWHLSNKIKEKVAKKVPLANYVEQLEKLSNSEDIPLYQTNVVYLTDDLSEQLVDLKILYSILDKKPKRAQVYWFVNLYVTDEPYTKEYYVETFNSKHVVSIQLRLGFRMSQKVNVYMRQIVQEMMAQGLIDTQEQEFSIEPGRSVGDFCFVLINDGLYKGTTGLSNIEKLTYQLKLAIKAVTTSTENWFGLQYSDVVKESVPLVIDTREYPEKYHLTMKRTHKFSSEEL; the protein is encoded by the coding sequence ATGCAACATTCAAAAAAAGTTACAATAGCTAGTTTACTTGTTACTATGGGAGTTGTTTACGGTGATATCGGAACAAGTCCATTATATGTAATGAAAGCAATATTAGCAGGAAACGGTGGCTTGGGGAGTATCAATGAAGAATTCATCATTGGTTCAATTTCTTTAGTGATCTGGACTGTCACCTTAATGACTACTGTCAAGTATGTCCTAATAGCTTTACGTGCAGACAACCATGGTGAAGGTGGTATCTTTTCTCTATATACTTTAGTTCGAAAAGTGTCCCCTTATTTAATTTTTCCTGCATTAATTGGAGGCGCTACTCTTTTAGCTGATGGCATCTTAACACCTGCTGTTACTATTACAACCGCTGTAGAAGGTCTCCGAGGATTACCGTTTTTTTATGATCGATTTGGTAATAACCAAGAAATCATCGTCATTATTACATTAACCATTATTCTGCTGTTATTTACCATTCAACGTTTTGGTACTGAAAAAGTTGGGAAAACATTTGGGCCGATAATGTTTTGTTGGTTTACATTTCTTGGCGCGATGGGCTTATACAATTTATCTGGCGAGTGGCACATATTAAAGGCACTTAACCCCTATTACGCATTTGAATTGCTAGTAAGTCCTGCCAATAAAGCTGGTATTTTAATTCTTGGAAGTGTCTTTCTTGCCACAACTGGGGCTGAAGCCTTATATGCAGATATGGGACACGTTGGGCGTAATAATATTTATGCTAGTTGGCCATATATCAAACTTTGCTTACTATTAAATTACTTTGGACAAGGTGCTTGGTTAATGGAAGCTATGAACGATGCTACTTATTTAGAAATCGAAGACTTAAACCCTTTCTTCAGTATGATTCCTAATGAGTTGTCACTTATTTCCGTTGCATTCGCAACCTTAGCTGCCATCATTGCTTCGCAATCATTAATTTCAGGTTCATTCACCTTAGTTTCTGAAGCAATCAAATTAAAACTATTTCCTAAGCTAAAAATCATCTATCCTAGTAATCAAAAAGGACAAATGTACATACCTGTTATTAATTGGTTATTGTGCTTGTTATGTATGCTCATTGTGTTTAGTTTCAAAACATCCCAACATCTAGAGTCAGCTTATGGACTATCGATTACTATTACGATGTTAATGACAGCTATTTTATTATGGGTCTATCTATTAAAACAAAATATACCGGCAATTATTGCGCATAGTTTCTTACTCTTTTTCTCTGTACTTCAAAGTGTCTTTTTCTATTCAAACATCGCGAAATTCATGCACGGTGGTTATGTTGCAATTTTGATTGCATTTGTATTATTCATTATCATGTTAACTTGGCACTTAAGTAATAAGATAAAAGAAAAAGTAGCTAAAAAAGTCCCTCTTGCAAATTATGTAGAACAATTAGAAAAATTATCTAACTCTGAGGATATCCCTTTATATCAAACCAACGTCGTTTACCTAACTGATGATTTGTCTGAGCAACTGGTTGATCTTAAGATTCTTTACTCTATCTTGGATAAAAAACCTAAACGTGCTCAAGTATATTGGTTTGTTAATCTTTACGTTACGGATGAACCTTACACAAAAGAATACTATGTTGAGACTTTCAACAGCAAACACGTCGTAAGTATTCAATTACGTTTAGGTTTTAGAATGAGTCAAAAAGTGAATGTGTATATGCGTCAAATCGTACAAGAAATGATGGCTCAAGGCTTGATTGATACGCAAGAACAAGAGTTTTCGATTGAGCCGGGCAGATCCGTTGGTGACTTCTGTTTCGTTCTAATTAATGATGGTCTCTATAAAGGAACCACCGGCCTAAGCAATATTGAAAAATTGACTTATCAACTAAAATTAGCAATAAAAGCCGTCACCACTTCAACTGAAAACTGGTTTGGTTTACAGTATAGTGATGTCGTGAAAGAAAGTGTGCCGCTTGTTATAGACACGCGTGAATACCCTGAAAAATACCACTTAACCATGAAGCGCACACACAAATTTAGTTCTGAAGAATTATAA
- a CDS encoding AEC family transporter: MLTTYLNILVIFSMILVGYALSAKKWFNNVMIDAFSKLVLNIALPLNMYLNMIEKFEHDQFMTLASGIALPAISIVATFILSKVFCVVWKVTPSRRGVFQTMFTASNTIFMGLPVTTAVFGEQAIPYALLYYMCNTTFFFTIGISLIASDKEGASMSWSFDWREVARKLLNPALVGFFVGLVWMLLELPKIKPLIDFSRYMGGLTTPLSLFIIGMIVYQTGWRNINFDKEVIGVLLGRYVVSPLVVYLLGFVIPVPALMLKVFMLQSAMPVQNSMPMLARAYGADDVFATSSLIYSILSYLFVIILYLFIWI, from the coding sequence TTGCTTACAACTTATTTGAATATATTAGTTATTTTTTCTATGATACTGGTAGGATATGCATTATCAGCAAAGAAATGGTTTAATAATGTGATGATTGATGCTTTTTCAAAGTTAGTGCTTAATATCGCGTTACCTTTGAATATGTATCTTAATATGATTGAAAAATTCGAGCATGATCAATTTATGACGTTGGCTTCAGGTATTGCTTTACCAGCTATTTCAATTGTGGCTACGTTTATTTTATCTAAAGTGTTCTGTGTGGTGTGGAAAGTAACCCCTAGTAGACGTGGTGTTTTCCAAACGATGTTTACGGCATCGAATACCATTTTTATGGGATTACCTGTTACAACCGCAGTTTTTGGAGAGCAAGCAATTCCCTATGCGCTTTTATACTATATGTGTAACACGACGTTCTTTTTTACTATTGGGATTAGTTTGATAGCCAGTGATAAAGAAGGGGCCAGTATGTCGTGGTCATTTGATTGGCGAGAAGTCGCTCGGAAATTATTAAATCCAGCATTAGTTGGTTTTTTTGTTGGGTTAGTTTGGATGCTATTAGAATTGCCTAAAATAAAGCCGCTGATTGATTTTAGTCGTTATATGGGTGGTTTAACAACGCCGTTATCACTTTTTATTATCGGGATGATTGTGTATCAGACGGGCTGGAGGAATATTAATTTTGACAAAGAGGTTATAGGGGTTTTGCTAGGCCGCTACGTGGTATCTCCACTAGTGGTTTACTTGTTGGGCTTTGTGATACCTGTTCCTGCGCTTATGTTAAAAGTGTTTATGTTGCAATCCGCAATGCCAGTTCAAAACTCAATGCCGATGTTGGCCCGTGCGTATGGTGCAGATGATGTTTTTGCTACATCAAGTTTGATTTATTCGATTCTGTCTTACTTGTTTGTTATTATCCTTTACTTGTTTATCTGGATTTAA
- a CDS encoding helix-turn-helix transcriptional regulator → MKKENLHFYQSLTHFLGKTLGKNFEVVLHILEKDNYHIAAIENSHISGRSLNSPVTEFALELIQDNRHLDKDYVVNYKAQTVNGQALRGATFFIKNEDKQLEGLLCINQDVSKYEQLSKELLALAGLTQTCPSEFKEEHLIDTVEVLDESIEDIVHTIIKPELLTSNASLSKEQKLDVIHQLNEKGIFQIKGAVMRVADILNISEPSVYRYIKIVNDKEKG, encoded by the coding sequence ATGAAAAAAGAAAACTTACACTTTTATCAATCACTAACGCATTTTTTAGGCAAAACATTAGGTAAAAATTTTGAAGTTGTTTTACATATCTTAGAAAAAGATAATTATCACATTGCCGCAATTGAAAATAGTCATATTAGCGGCCGAAGTCTAAATTCTCCTGTTACAGAGTTTGCACTAGAATTAATCCAAGATAATCGCCATTTAGACAAAGACTATGTTGTTAATTACAAAGCACAAACAGTAAACGGTCAAGCTCTAAGAGGCGCTACTTTTTTTATCAAAAACGAAGACAAACAGCTTGAAGGTCTTCTATGTATTAATCAAGATGTAAGTAAGTACGAACAACTTTCTAAAGAACTTCTTGCTCTGGCTGGTCTAACCCAAACTTGTCCTTCAGAATTCAAAGAAGAACATCTTATCGACACTGTTGAAGTGCTTGATGAATCTATAGAGGATATCGTTCATACTATCATTAAGCCCGAATTACTTACGTCAAATGCCTCATTATCAAAAGAGCAAAAATTAGACGTCATCCATCAATTAAATGAAAAAGGTATCTTCCAAATCAAAGGAGCGGTTATGCGCGTGGCTGATATTTTAAACATCTCTGAACCCAGTGTTTATCGCTACATTAAGATTGTTAATGACAAAGAAAAAGGATAA
- a CDS encoding cation:dicarboxylate symporter family transporter, translated as MKKMIDAPFFTQFLKISNMYTIGAVVLLLVALYSLKVLKEKKVNFSKRMIIALVIGLVLGVVIDLVGSKNSIYLDYGRGEISVWYGLLGSGFLKLVQLLAIPVVFLSIIKVVIDVKGDRIKHLTGKTFATLLGTTAISAVVGILVVKLFGLNGADFAGDLTEAKVESMANIASQSFPEFFLNLIPNNIFSVMSDNGSIVSVVIIAAMFAVAIRFLQVKKPEQVAPFVTLLESLKVTVNSVLTNVIKLMPYGVVALVSNTIISNGLQAITGMIGFIAALYTGVIIMLLVYVVILIGLGVNPLTFYKKAFTTLLFAFSSRSSVGTLPYTITTLEKNMGVSGETTNFVATLGTAVGMNGCAGVFPAMLGTLIASAAGAEMNVSFFVLVVLVVTVGSIGIAGVPGTATVAATVTLNGLGYGHTISSIGAIFGIDPIVDMGRTMLNVAGSMVSAIMVDKWEGTFDKEAFNSEIKSVEE; from the coding sequence ATGAAAAAGATGATCGATGCCCCTTTTTTTACCCAGTTTTTAAAGATTAGTAACATGTATACTATTGGAGCTGTTGTTTTATTATTGGTAGCCTTGTATAGCTTAAAGGTGTTAAAAGAAAAAAAAGTAAACTTTTCTAAACGAATGATTATCGCATTAGTTATTGGGCTAGTGTTAGGTGTTGTGATTGATTTAGTTGGTAGTAAAAATAGTATTTATTTAGACTATGGTCGGGGTGAGATTTCAGTTTGGTACGGGTTACTTGGAAGTGGTTTTCTTAAGTTAGTGCAATTATTAGCTATTCCGGTAGTCTTTTTGTCAATTATTAAAGTAGTCATTGATGTTAAAGGCGATAGGATTAAACATTTAACAGGAAAAACATTTGCTACGTTACTTGGGACGACAGCTATTTCAGCTGTTGTGGGTATCTTAGTGGTTAAATTATTTGGATTAAATGGTGCCGATTTTGCAGGAGATTTGACAGAAGCAAAAGTTGAATCGATGGCTAATATTGCGTCTCAAAGTTTTCCGGAATTCTTCTTAAACTTAATTCCAAATAATATTTTTAGTGTAATGAGTGATAATGGAAGCATTGTATCCGTGGTTATTATTGCGGCGATGTTTGCCGTAGCGATTCGTTTCTTACAAGTGAAAAAACCAGAACAAGTGGCACCGTTTGTCACATTATTGGAATCATTAAAAGTAACGGTTAATTCAGTCTTAACGAACGTGATCAAGTTAATGCCTTATGGTGTTGTAGCGTTAGTAAGTAACACGATCATTTCAAATGGTCTTCAAGCAATCACAGGGATGATTGGTTTCATTGCTGCGTTATATACGGGCGTTATTATCATGTTATTAGTCTATGTGGTTATTTTAATAGGATTAGGTGTTAACCCGTTAACGTTCTACAAAAAAGCCTTCACCACCTTATTATTTGCTTTTTCTTCTCGTTCAAGTGTCGGGACATTGCCTTATACCATTACGACATTAGAAAAAAATATGGGTGTATCTGGTGAAACTACTAACTTCGTCGCAACGTTAGGAACCGCAGTTGGGATGAATGGCTGTGCAGGGGTGTTCCCAGCGATGTTAGGAACATTAATTGCTTCTGCTGCAGGTGCTGAGATGAACGTTTCATTTTTTGTCTTGGTAGTATTAGTAGTAACAGTCGGTTCAATTGGAATTGCGGGTGTACCGGGGACTGCAACAGTAGCAGCAACAGTTACCTTAAATGGTTTAGGTTATGGTCATACTATTTCAAGTATTGGTGCAATCTTTGGAATTGACCCAATTGTCGATATGGGACGCACCATGTTAAATGTAGCAGGCTCAATGGTATCAGCGATTATGGTTGATAAGTGGGAAGGTACATTTGATAAGGAAGCATTTAATAGCGAGATAAAATCAGTAGAAGAATAA
- a CDS encoding CoA-disulfide reductase, with amino-acid sequence MEIVIIGGIAAGMSAAAKAARTNKEAKVTVIEKEQYVSFGACGLPYYLGNQFEDEQEMFARTPEQMRASGINLLLGHEVTAIDFTSKTLTIIDLETNEHLVKSYDRLMLATGATPIVPPIPGIHSDNVYTVTKPERVMTLKEELVNYQHIVVIGGGFIGIEVADQLALQGKKVTVIESDSVIMGGPFDPEFSEKIMEAVREEGVLIQTQERAQEFVAAQSNVISVKTDKGEYPADAVIVAVGFRPNTKFLDGQLEMLGNGAIVIDEFGETSIKEVYAAGDCATINHRLAGTMYIPLATVANKMGRIVGTNIAVNRDERMAYVGALGSSAIKAGAYEAASTGLTEKQAKSLGLSVKTTCIETNNHSNYYTVQEKITIKLVYDAQTYVLYGAQLFGKNETVLRLTGLATAVHAGLTTKELGFIDYAYAPPFASTWEAINVAANTAK; translated from the coding sequence ATGGAGATTGTTATAATTGGTGGTATTGCAGCAGGGATGAGTGCGGCAGCTAAAGCAGCTCGTACGAACAAAGAAGCAAAGGTAACAGTGATTGAAAAAGAACAATACGTCTCGTTTGGTGCATGTGGTTTGCCATATTACTTAGGCAACCAATTTGAAGACGAGCAAGAAATGTTTGCTAGAACACCTGAACAAATGCGAGCATCCGGGATTAATTTATTACTAGGTCACGAAGTAACGGCCATTGATTTTACCAGCAAAACGTTAACAATCATTGATTTAGAAACGAATGAACACTTGGTTAAAAGCTATGATCGCCTAATGTTAGCGACAGGAGCGACACCTATTGTACCACCCATCCCAGGAATTCATTCGGATAATGTGTATACAGTAACCAAGCCAGAACGTGTCATGACATTAAAAGAAGAGTTAGTGAATTATCAGCATATTGTAGTTATCGGTGGAGGGTTCATTGGTATCGAAGTGGCAGATCAATTAGCTCTTCAAGGTAAGAAAGTAACAGTTATTGAATCCGATAGTGTTATAATGGGTGGGCCATTTGATCCGGAGTTTTCTGAGAAGATTATGGAAGCTGTTAGAGAAGAAGGGGTGCTCATCCAAACGCAAGAGCGTGCGCAAGAATTTGTTGCTGCTCAATCAAACGTAATATCTGTTAAAACAGATAAAGGGGAATATCCAGCAGATGCCGTCATCGTTGCGGTTGGCTTTAGACCTAACACTAAATTTTTAGATGGTCAGTTAGAGATGTTAGGAAATGGCGCGATTGTGATTGACGAATTCGGTGAAACATCAATCAAAGAAGTATATGCAGCCGGGGATTGCGCGACGATTAACCATCGTTTAGCCGGAACAATGTACATTCCGTTAGCCACTGTCGCTAATAAGATGGGACGCATTGTGGGAACCAATATTGCGGTAAATAGAGATGAACGTATGGCGTATGTTGGGGCCTTAGGAAGTAGTGCGATTAAAGCAGGGGCATATGAAGCAGCTAGTACAGGATTGACTGAAAAACAAGCCAAATCATTAGGGCTTTCTGTAAAAACAACGTGTATTGAAACGAACAATCACTCTAATTACTATACCGTACAGGAAAAAATTACGATTAAACTAGTGTATGATGCGCAGACATATGTTCTATATGGCGCGCAATTATTCGGGAAAAATGAAACCGTCTTAAGACTAACAGGTCTGGCAACCGCTGTTCATGCAGGTTTAACAACGAAAGAATTAGGTTTTATTGACTATGCGTATGCACCACCATTTGCTTCAACATGGGAAGCAATTAATGTTGCAGCGAATACCGCAAAATAA
- a CDS encoding Rid family detoxifying hydrolase, with protein MSKIPAAIGPYSTYREAGDLIFVSGQLPVNGMTGEIEATDIKGQTKQVMENIQLILNEVGANFDQIVKTTCFLTDFSGFVSFNEVYGEYFTGECPARSAFQVSALPKGALVEIEFIIKK; from the coding sequence ATGTCAAAAATACCAGCAGCAATTGGGCCATATTCAACGTATCGTGAAGCAGGAGACTTAATCTTTGTATCAGGTCAATTACCAGTTAACGGGATGACAGGAGAAATTGAAGCAACAGATATCAAGGGGCAAACGAAACAAGTCATGGAAAATATTCAGTTGATTTTGAATGAAGTGGGGGCAAACTTTGATCAAATCGTTAAAACAACGTGTTTTTTAACCGACTTTAGTGGCTTTGTTTCATTTAACGAAGTTTATGGGGAATACTTCACTGGAGAATGTCCTGCTAGATCAGCCTTCCAAGTCTCAGCGTTGCCTAAGGGAGCATTAGTAGAAATCGAATTTATCATTAAAAAATAA
- a CDS encoding trans-sulfuration enzyme family protein — MKINTKLLHGYPVIDPTTGASSIPKYQASTFHQTDVFHHTGYSYTRFSNPTVEAAEDCIATLENAQYGLAFSSGMAAINAVLFLLSNGDHLVLGKNIYGGTFQTVTEFLDRFGVTYTFVDESDVVAWQEAIQPNTKMFYLESPSNPLLTITDIQEVCSLAKKHNILTACDNTFMTPLSQQPLTLGADISINSATKFINGHSDVVAGLLATNSESLYNTLKTHQKALGGVLGVEDAWLLLRGVKTMGLRMQQSIKNAQTIAEFLLNKKQVTKVYYPGLSTHAHHDIHMKQASDGGAVLSFELENIEQIKQLFSNCQVPIVAVSLGGVESILSYPWQMSHACMPEEERLNMGVTPTLVRLSCGIEDVEDLIEDLDKCIG, encoded by the coding sequence ATGAAAATTAACACTAAATTATTACATGGTTACCCTGTCATCGACCCAACAACTGGCGCTTCGTCTATCCCTAAGTATCAAGCCTCAACTTTCCACCAAACAGATGTCTTTCATCACACGGGCTATAGTTATACTCGCTTTTCAAACCCCACTGTTGAAGCAGCCGAAGACTGTATTGCAACATTAGAAAACGCTCAATACGGCTTAGCTTTTTCATCAGGAATGGCTGCGATTAATGCCGTATTGTTCCTATTATCAAATGGCGATCACCTTGTATTAGGAAAAAATATTTATGGAGGCACCTTCCAAACGGTAACAGAGTTTTTAGATCGTTTTGGCGTAACGTATACATTTGTGGATGAATCAGATGTAGTCGCTTGGCAAGAAGCTATTCAACCTAATACAAAAATGTTCTATTTAGAATCTCCTTCTAATCCTTTATTAACTATCACAGATATTCAAGAAGTTTGTTCACTTGCTAAGAAGCATAACATTCTAACTGCTTGCGACAACACTTTTATGACACCGCTATCACAACAACCCTTAACATTAGGGGCCGATATCAGTATTAATAGCGCAACTAAATTTATCAACGGACATAGCGATGTTGTGGCTGGCTTGTTAGCGACCAACTCTGAATCACTATACAACACGTTAAAAACACACCAAAAAGCATTGGGGGGTGTTTTAGGTGTCGAAGATGCTTGGTTACTACTACGCGGGGTAAAGACAATGGGCTTACGCATGCAACAATCCATAAAAAATGCACAGACCATCGCAGAATTCCTATTAAACAAAAAACAAGTGACTAAGGTTTACTACCCTGGACTATCTACGCATGCTCATCATGATATCCACATGAAGCAAGCATCAGATGGGGGGGCTGTTCTTTCATTTGAACTAGAAAACATCGAGCAAATTAAACAGTTATTTAGTAATTGTCAAGTTCCAATTGTTGCCGTTAGCCTTGGGGGGGTTGAGTCTATCCTATCTTATCCATGGCAAATGTCACACGCTTGTATGCCTGAAGAAGAACGCTTAAACATGGGCGTTACCCCTACATTAGTCCGATTATCTTGTGGAATCGAAGATGTAGAAGACTTAATTGAGGATTTGGATAAGTGTATTGGGTGA
- a CDS encoding alpha/beta fold hydrolase, translated as MKKIWWLLCLLVLVGCRQQSTASSPVEVGDQTSGTTEVIEPTYQFSKTPTLFVHGYQGGRLSFGGMLRRLEREGITNKEMVLSVDTEGNVSAKGELSGKTDNPTIQVLFEDNQSHEWNQALWIKNCLAYLHDTYQVKEVNLVGHSMGGVSALRYLLTYTQDNQLPNVSKFIAIGAPFNNFAELNEGETLESVLANGPVNKSDRYADFETMLSQEPQQVQALLIAGDVSDGTQSDGTVSVSDALSVVALLSNQFSNISYQIIEGTNAQHSQLHENQDVDQMVLDFLYK; from the coding sequence ATGAAAAAAATATGGTGGTTACTATGCCTATTAGTATTGGTAGGATGTCGTCAACAATCGACGGCTTCTTCCCCTGTAGAAGTGGGGGATCAAACTTCTGGAACAACGGAAGTTATTGAGCCTACGTATCAGTTTTCTAAGACGCCAACGCTGTTTGTTCATGGTTACCAAGGCGGGCGATTATCTTTTGGTGGCATGTTGCGTCGTTTGGAACGTGAAGGGATAACAAATAAAGAAATGGTCCTGAGCGTGGATACTGAAGGGAATGTATCTGCTAAGGGAGAATTGTCTGGAAAAACAGATAATCCGACGATTCAAGTCTTATTTGAAGACAATCAAAGTCATGAATGGAACCAAGCGTTATGGATTAAGAATTGTTTAGCGTATTTACATGATACTTATCAAGTGAAAGAGGTTAATTTAGTGGGACATTCGATGGGGGGTGTGAGTGCACTAAGGTACTTATTAACTTATACCCAAGACAATCAGCTTCCAAACGTGTCAAAATTCATTGCTATTGGGGCACCGTTTAATAATTTTGCTGAACTAAATGAGGGGGAGACGCTTGAATCAGTGTTGGCTAATGGTCCAGTTAACAAAAGCGATCGTTATGCTGATTTTGAGACAATGTTATCACAAGAACCACAACAGGTGCAGGCACTATTGATTGCTGGGGATGTATCAGATGGGACTCAAAGTGATGGCACAGTGTCAGTATCAGATGCGCTTAGTGTCGTTGCATTATTATCTAATCAATTTAGTAATATCTCTTACCAAATTATTGAAGGAACGAATGCACAACATAGCCAATTACATGAAAATCAAGACGTTGATCAAATGGTGTTAGATTTCTTATATAAATAA
- a CDS encoding LPXTG cell wall anchor domain-containing protein: MKKYLLMSALLCLFPMSTLSEESSEVLDARVTTTDSPTIEQTSDYILESSAIATSQSTQEPTSIASSEDVIESRPVESAKIVTEQEAVLSQIEQELGVEAATRETAIDQENDPESIRATLSSVSDLISKEEIDGYTDEQLLNAMKVTERVGADIYGLDVGGYIRILQALYKDHTLSWEVIEPMLAYDPNSYDNALKMIPEVDQLVEYLAALYPSDSSFIAIPKLSAQEVTNILSYFSPIQKEMLAESGALFPGIIGWIWHYSSNEEVLTTEASTIESSMTPPTETTIATSEVITDSSEQQKVEAVTSSESTDENKGIMPQTGEQKKTWLTVLGLVLVFLVVSIIIRRNKVNKR; the protein is encoded by the coding sequence ATGAAAAAATATCTTTTAATGAGTGCGTTACTATGTTTATTTCCAATGAGTACTTTGTCAGAAGAATCTAGTGAAGTACTTGATGCAAGAGTGACCACAACAGATTCACCCACAATAGAACAAACCAGTGACTACATATTAGAATCTAGTGCAATTGCAACGAGCCAAAGCACTCAAGAGCCAACAAGTATAGCTAGTAGTGAAGACGTCATCGAAAGTAGACCTGTTGAATCAGCTAAGATAGTAACGGAACAAGAAGCTGTTTTAAGTCAAATAGAGCAGGAGTTAGGCGTTGAGGCGGCTACGAGAGAAACCGCCATTGACCAAGAGAATGACCCAGAAAGTATACGTGCGACGTTATCATCGGTAAGTGATTTGATTTCAAAAGAAGAAATTGATGGTTATACGGATGAACAATTATTAAATGCGATGAAAGTGACAGAACGAGTAGGTGCTGATATTTATGGCCTAGATGTTGGGGGGTACATCCGCATACTTCAGGCGTTGTATAAAGATCATACCCTTTCATGGGAAGTCATTGAACCGATGCTTGCGTATGACCCAAATAGTTATGATAATGCATTAAAGATGATTCCAGAGGTAGATCAATTAGTTGAGTATCTCGCAGCACTTTATCCTAGTGATAGCTCATTCATTGCTATTCCCAAATTAAGCGCTCAAGAAGTGACGAATATTTTGAGCTATTTCTCACCGATACAAAAGGAAATGCTCGCTGAATCGGGTGCTCTTTTTCCAGGAATCATTGGTTGGATATGGCATTATTCTTCAAATGAAGAGGTCCTGACAACAGAGGCTTCTACAATAGAATCGTCTATGACGCCTCCAACCGAAACAACGATAGCGACATCAGAAGTAATAACCGATAGCTCTGAACAACAGAAAGTCGAAGCGGTGACATCAAGTGAGTCAACCGATGAGAATAAAGGGATTATGCCACAAACAGGAGAGCAAAAGAAAACATGGTTAACCGTTCTTGGTTTAGTGTTAGTGTTTCTGGTAGTATCAATTATCATTAGACGAAATAAAGTTAATAAACGTTAA